One genomic segment of Stigmatopora argus isolate UIUO_Sarg chromosome 18, RoL_Sarg_1.0, whole genome shotgun sequence includes these proteins:
- the srcap gene encoding helicase SRCAP has protein sequence MQWLSADFAQERRWKRGVARKVVRMVMRHHEEVRQKEEKAKRDEHAKIRRVASSIAKEVRAFWSSVEKVVQYKQQSRLEEKRKKALDLQLDFIVGQTEKYSDLLSQSLAPASRTESVPSPTKTSSVPSNADEEDRDFEPPCEEDDDEETIEVEEQQDGNDAESRRREIELLKEESTLPLDQLLSTLQQPRESVPDEECAQESSSSSEEQEEEDGEFAANEEDAEDEEYTIAAQEKVEGNMDHAEELDDLAKEGDMSMEELLEKYKGAYASDVEEASASVPASKASSEWEASGDEENDSDEEDSDLESNTSSSASPRESDEEENSQKDGSEEEGEEEEEGADEGMEVLLKEGGDHSPSSSSASRPKKEISHIAATAESLQPKGYTLATTKVKTPIPFLLHGTLREYQHIGLDWLVTMFEKKLNGILADEMGLGKTIQTIALLAHLACEKNNWGPHLIIVPTSVMLNWEMELKRWCPGFKILTYFGSQKERKLKRQGWTKPNAFHVCITSYKLVLQDHQAFRRKSWRYLILDEAQNIKNFKSQRWQSLLNFNSHRRLLLTGTPLQNSLMELWSLMHFLMPHVFQSHREFKEWFSNPLTGMIEGSQEYNEGLVKRLHKVLRPFLLRRIKADVEKQMPKKYEHVVRCRLSKRQRFLYDDFMAQASTKETLASGHFMSVINILMQLRKVCNHPNLFDPRPIQSPFITKPIVFRTASLVLDALEVTPMKRCDLSMFDLVGLEGRVSRYQADVFVPKHKVSRQLIEEIVESPEPLPRPRAIRMKVNRMAHPPPKGDTRTVVSKASSSVPPATQTSKPPSPEVATPPSVSAPAPVPPPAPAPVPIPVVQQVVCSVTTAPPPRTALPPGAQTAVRSSIPKHVLTVRPPPPPPASCTTGIPVHPPPNPGSIMPQRVLLSPDMQARLPSGEVVSIAQLASLAGRPISSCQGSKPVTFQLQGNKLTLSGAPIRPAPPRRPVQANVMHLLSSGGQHHLISQPAQVTVQNPGAAHRLPLGASTQVTASSVVSTPGVVKIVVRQAAGKEGSPVPTLAVAPSPRAPSSHPHPNATPVRSVAPLQVAQRTPGPATAHYTLAPPRIPSSTSNQAPPPVPILKIVQAPPPRTEQPAPAEATASCSTSKPAAHEGTSKDTTVTIPASTPSAAATATTTATATATASTSQTPAVTKAKAGPPAKLQPPVKMRPRPIPRSPFYTPSLAEALKKQRDSKLDFIFRVNERHSGAKPVYGKEVLDFLTFLPGPRPTPAAPRVAEAEWGRSGHAGCLVSQWRHRLDLWRHSRPAGKAIHSIEERLTLLSDIVDRFTFAIPPVEASRVTMHCCHPPPSLSHQEALFSSALSTRVAPLTRSLHRIQCSMRTQFPDLRLIQYDCGKLQTLHLLLRNLKTGGHRVLIFTQMTRMLDILEQFLNYHGHIYLRLDGSTRVEQRQALMERFNADRRIFCFILSTRSGGVGVNLTGADTVVFYDSDWNPTMDAQAQDRCHRIGQTRDVHIYRLISERTVEENILKKANQKRMLGDMAIEGGNFTTAFFKEQTIRDLFDVNESEKKEPAAVEVSVPQVEDEEASNKQSTTILEQALCRAEDEEDIVAASQAKAEQVAELAEFNENIPLDDAGEQEDVEELSKAEQEIAALVEQLTPIERYAMNFLEASLEDVCKEELKQAEEQVEAARKGLDQAKEGGLKLHASSDEDDVRSAQASAEAAQPAPARRGRKPKPKDKAKAAPSTRISGRLRGASPEMEPEAPPPREVPERARAGLRGRAAAAKESGAPSVADPPKIPPAGIQVQDPSGCSKDSSSPTGDQRAVKPQASAAPAAAASSPSPSTSPPGAAETDSKTPKRGKEESPRPAERQAKDEETKDQSAMSPPPTSCRSPRKRQSADGEVLKGHVEDSTSAKVLRKLPGRLVTVVEEKEPRKKRWRGGGAGASWEEPSVEENSGEDGTKDARPPTGDGASTDAATKSCQDQDSGPNPAAGNFQPVRAYPPYSPPHLSPDMPVLRNLPVRRRLETESRMAAQLSEQLQLLRGKNQHKKSEKESSPASTEGNANSPETPTKRKRGRPPKCPLNAASPPLPPLPPPPLATQPVSPGEDGSLSPKRKRGRPRKDSASSPDFAFDGQKPAKESSGESNPDVGEDPSTSEDKTTPRDRLPAKTEGTDSSKPAESEVATANPNQISYPISNEDTAEPRVASPNPLTSFSSSQQVPTALNSEPSSQPVGSFSPPPPAPDLSRPSEASAERHSGRSAIGAPSADGSPSPPASEKDGKDQIGELPVEPSAASPLPTNTTPSMEAPSKKSDPVKSEPVPPDTAKRQTSSLAFTTTPGDPSKSAAFSEEQTGVASPNDVPQPVTPSSSTSHSSPAEAPKTKSSSRTVENASEASPKESKKTPATLTSNPRPSEEEADRTNHTEADKVEMDQDAHSDTKRRKVEISAEKKEKPSAKCDSRPEWDIKPPAEETPTRKRSLSRQSSQDSARSSSPSSGCSTSTLTRHAHHKRTYENRHPTKKRRVDVTSGEATAEGKPDEDGRQKVRSSASGSSSSSCDSDNDKRGKSRGSRGRSRDPDRSQDPVREPGGRRRGKKHAPGSDANASTGGDSGSDSSSARMGRVAAGSSPSPGGHTPPRPPEPEVLGKRCSALNAAAKLLAMKGRVDTPGHTPRKDSAAKTAANAAAGAAAPDAKPQSKKLPLSPPNNSVGKTKVERKPSSALKDSRPASRSTRQCPGSLVPPLVGPEYKRCKSEGAKAKEAARGDGEAQRPEDGGNDLGAGGGTGGGKVDGGGDLGTDRKPARGSRSRSSSDSSRRAHSVSSQNAERKGAGSRAASSGSDRDRSAERGGKTRKGPRGAHRPIQESAVAAATTPGAEGTANRVLRSVAAAAAVQARSPAASTRSSANQQRHNKT, from the exons ATGCAGTGGCTGTCCGCCGACTTCGCCCAGGAGAGGCGTTGGAAAAGGGGCGTGGCCAGGAAGGTGGTTCGGATGGTCATGCGTCACCACGAGGAAGTCAgacaaaaagaggaaaaggcCAAGAGAGACGAGCATGCAAAAATCAGGAGGGTGGCGTCGTCCATTGCCAAGGAGGTCCGGGCTTTTTGGAGCAGCGTGGAGAAG GTGGTTCAGTACAAGCAACAGTCTCGCCTGGAAGAAAAGAGGAAGAAGGCTCTGGACCTCCAGCTGGATTTCATTGTCGGTCAGACGGAGAAATACTCGGACCTCCTCAGCCAATCTCTGGCTCCCGCTAGCCGGACGGAATCCGTCCCATCTCCTACCAAGACATCGTCTGTGCCTTCCAATGCCGATGAAGAAG ATAGAGACTTCGAGCCTCCGTGCGAagaggacgacgacgaagagACCATCGAGGTGGAAGAGCAGCAGGATGGCAACGACGCCGAGAGCCGGCGAAGGGAGATTGAACTGCTCAAGGAGGAGAGCACGCTTCCCCTGGACCAGCTGCTCAGCACGCTCCAACAACCGCGG GAGTCCGTCCCGGATGAGGAATGCGCCCAGGAATCGTCATCGTCGTCCGAAGAGCAGGAAGAGGAAGATGGAGAGTTTGCCGCCAATGAGGAGGATG CCGAAGATGAGGAGTACACCATCGCCGCCCAGGAGAAGGTGGAAGGAAATATGGATCATGCAGAAGAACTGGATGATTTAGCCAAAGAGG GAGACATGAGCATGGAGGAGCTCCTGGAAAAGTACAAAGGAGCGTACGCCTCCGACGTGGAGGAGGCCTCCGCCTCCGTCCCCGCCTCCAAGGCCAGCTCGGAATGGGaggcgtccggcgacgaagaaaacgacagcgatgaagAAGACAGTGACTTGGAAAGCAATACTTCCTCCTCAG CCTCTCCGAGGGAAAGCGACGAGGAGGAAAACAGCCAAAAGGATGGGAGCgaagaggagggggaggaggaagaggagggtgcGGACGAAGGGATGGAGGTGTTGCTGAAGGAGGGAGGAGACCACAGCCCGTCTTCTTCGTCCGCCTCCAGGCCAAAGAAAGAGATCAGCCACATTGCGGCCACCGCGGAGAGCCTGCAACCCAAAGGCTACACGTTGGCCACCACCAAG GTGAAAACGCCCATCCCCTTCCTGCTTCACGGCACCCTCCGAGAGTACCAGCACATCGGCCTGGACTGGTTGGTCACCATGTTTGAGAAGAAGCTCAACGGGATCCTGGCCGACGAAATGGGTTTGGGCAAGACCATCCAAACCATCGCCCTGCTCGCTCACCTCGCTTGTGAAAAAA ATAACTGGGGCCCTCATCTCATCATCGTCCCTACCAGTGTGATGTTAAACTGGGAGATGGAGCTGAAGCGCTGGTGTCCAGGATTTAAAATCCTAACTTACTTTGGCAGCCAAAAAGAGAGAAAGCTAAAAAGACAG GGTTGGACCAAGCCCAACGCCTTCCACGTTTGCATCACTTCGTACAAGCTAGTGCTGCAGGATCACCAGGCCTTCCGCCGCAAGTCTTGGCGTTACCTGATCCTGGACGAAGCGCAGAACATTAAGAACTTCAAGTCTCAACGTTGGCAGAGCCTGCTCAACTTTAACAG CCACCGGCGTCTGCTGTTGACGGGAACGCCTCTGCAGAACAGCCTGATGGAGCTGTGGTCGTTGATGCACTTCCTGATGCCGCACGTCTTCCAATCCCACCGCGAGTTCAAGGAGTGGTTCTCCAACCCGCTGACGGGCATGATCGAGGGCAGCCAGGAATACAACGAGGGCTTGGTCAAAAGGCTCCACAAGGTCCTGCGGCCCTTCCTGCTCAGGAGGATCAAGGCCGACGTGGAGAAGCAGATGCCCAAAAAATACGAGCACGTGGTGCGCTGCCGCCTCTCCAAGAGACAGCGCTTCCTCTACGACGACTTTATGGCGCAGGCCTC GACCAAGGAGACCCTGGCTAGCGGGCACTTCATGTCAGTCATCAACATCCTGATGCAGCTCCGGAAAGTCTGCAACCACCCCAACCTGTTTGACCCTCGACCCATCCAGTCGCCCTTTATCACCAAGCCCATTGTTTTCCGTACCGCCTCCCTGGTGCTGGACGCCCTGGAGGTGACCCCCATGAAG CGCTGTGACCTTTCCATGTTCGACCTGGTGGGTTTGGAAGGGCGCGTCTCCCGCTACCAGGCGGACGTCTTCGTACCCAAGCACAAGGTCAGCCGGCAGCTCATCGAGGAGATCGTTGAGTCTCCCGAACCGCTGCCAAGACCCCGAGCGATCCGCATGAAGGTCAACCG GATGGCGCACCCGCCTCCTAAAGGCGACACTCGCACGGTGGTGAGCAAAGCCAGCTCTTCGGTACCACCCGCCACTCAGACATCCAAACCTCCGAGCCCAGAAGTCGCAACGCCGCCGTCGGTCTCCGCGCCTGCACCTGTCCCCCCGCCTGCACCTGCACCCGTGCCCATCCCTGTTGTTCAACAAG TGGTGTGTTCAGTGACAACCGCACCCCCTCCCCGCACGGCCTTGCCCCCCGGTGCTCAAACGGCGGTGAGATCCAGCATTCCCAAGCATGTGCTGACGGTGCGCCCTCCTCCGCCTCCCCCCGCCTCGTGCACCACTGGCATTCCCGTTCACCCGCCCCCCAACCCCGGAAGCATCATGCCCCAAAGGGTTCTGCTGAGTCCAGACATGCAAGCAAGACTTCCCT CTGGCGAGGTGGTGAGCATCGCTCAGCTCGCCTCTTTGGCGGGGAGGCCCATATCATCTTGTCAGGGGAGCAAACCGGTCACGTTCCAGCTGCAGGGTAACAAACTGACCCTCTCGGGAGCGCCGATACGCCCGGCGCCGCCTCGACGTCCTGTTCAAG CCAATGTGATGCACCTGTTGTCCAGCGGGGGCCAGCATCATCTCATCAGTCAGCCCGCCCAGGTGACGGTTCAGAACCCAGGAGCGGCCCACCGACTACCTCTCGGTGCTTCAACTCAAG TGACCGCCTCCTCCGTGGTGAGCACTCCCGGCGTGGTGAAGATTGTCGTGCGTCAGGCAGCAGGCAAGGAGGGAAGCCCCGTGCCCACCCTGGCCGTGGCCCCGTCCCCCCGCGCGCCGTCCTCCCACCCCCACCCAAACGCCACCCCCGTCCGAAGCGTGGCCCCGCTGCAGGTCGCCCAGCGCACCCCCGGGCCCGCCACTGCCCACTACACTCTAGCCCCTCCTAGAATCCCCAGCTCCACCTCCaaccaagccccgccccccgtcCCAATTCTCAAAATCGTGCAGGCTCCTCCGCCTCGCACCGAGCAGCCAG CTCCGGCAGAGGCGACGGCGTCGTGTTCGACTTCCAAGCCGGCGGCTCACGAAGGCACCAGCAAAGACACCACCGTGACAATCCCCGCCTCCACCCCCAGCGCCGCCGCCACGGCAACCACCACGGCCACTGCCACTGCAACCGCCAGCACCAGTCAGACTCCAGCCGTAACGAAAGCCAAAGCCGGCCCTCCCGCCAAACTCCAGCCACCTGTCAAGATGAGGCCTCGTCCAATTCCCCGCTCTCCTTTTTACACG CCGTCCCTGGCGGAGGCCCTCAAGAAGCAACGTGACAGCAAACTAGACTTCATCTTCAGGGTCAACGAGCGTCACTCGGGGGCAAAGCCGGTCTACGGCAAAGAGGTTCTGGACTTCTTGACCTTCTTGCCCGGTCCGCGGCCGACGCCCGCCGCCCCGCGCGTCGCCGAGGCCGAGTGGGGGCGCTCGGGCCACGCCGGCTGTCTCGTATCGCAGTGGCGACACAGGCTCGACCTGTGGCGTCACAGTCGCCCGGCGGGGAAGGCCATTCACAGCATCGAAGAGAGGCTGACGCTGCTATCCGACATCGTGGATCG GTTCACATTTGCCATCCCGCCGGTGGAGGCCTCTCGTGTCACCATGCACTGCTGCCATCCTCCTCCCTCTCTGAGCCACCAGGAGGCGCTGTTCTCCTCGGCCCTGTCCACCCGTGTGGCGCCGCTGACGCGCAGCCTCCATCGCATCCAGTGCAGCATGCGGACCCAGTTCCCGGACCTCAGGCTGATCCAGTACGACTGCG GAAAGTTACAAACGCTGCACCTGCTGTTACGAAACCTGAAGACGGGCGGCCATCGGGTGCTGATCTTCACGCAGATGACGCGCATGTTGGACATCCTGGAGCAGTTCCTCAACTATCACGGACACATCTACCTGCGGCTTGACGGAAGCACCCGAGTGGAGCAAAGACAG GCCCTGATGGAGCGCTTCAATGCCGATCGCCGGATATTCTGCTTCATTTTATCCACTCGAAGCGGAGGCGTGGGAGTCAATCTGACGGGCGCCGACACGGTGGTCTTCTACGACAGCGACTGGAACCCCACCATGGACGCTCAGGCCCAGGACCGCTGCCACCGTATCGGACAGACCAGAGACGTTCATATCTACAG GCTCATCAGCGAACGCACCGTGGAGGAAAACATTCTGAAGAAAGCCAACCAGAAGAGGATGCTGGGAGATATGGCCATTGAAGGAGGAAACTTCACCACCGCCTTCTTCAAGGAG CAAACCATCCGGGACCTTTTCGACGTCAACGAAAGCGAAAAGAAGGAGCCGGCCGCGGTGGAGGTGTCCGTGCCCCAAGTTGAGGACGAGGAAGCTAGCAATAAGCAGAGCACCACCATTCTGGAGCAG GCCCTCTGTCGAGCCGAGGACGAAGAGGACATCGTGGCCGCCTCTCAGGCCAAAGCCGAGCAGGTCGCGGAGCTGGCGGAGTTCAACGAGAACATTCCGCTTGACGACGCGGGCGAGCAGGAAGACGTGGAGGAGCTTTCCAAGGCGGAGCAGGAAATTGCGGCTCTGGTGGAACAG CTCACTCCCATCGAACGCTATGCCATGAACTTCCTGGAAGCCTCCTTAGAAGACGTCTGCAAAGAAGAACTGAAACAAGCCGAG GAACAAGTGGAGGCCGCCAGAAAGGGCCTGGACCAGGCCAAAGAGGGAGGACTCAAGCTGCACGCATCCTCTGACGAAGACGATGTCAGGTCCGCCCAAGCTTCCGCCGAGGCCGCTCAGCCTGCTCCCGCCCGACGTGGACGCAAACCCAAGCCGAAAGACAAGGCCAAGGCGGCGCCCTCCACGAGGATCAGCGGCCGCCTGCGGGGGGCCTCGCCCGAAATGGAGCCCGAGGCCCCGCCTCCCCGAGAAGTGCCCGAAAGGGCCCGCGCCGGTCTGCGAGgacgcgccgccgccgccaaagaGTCCGGCGCCCCGTCTGTCGCGGACCCGCCGAAGATCCCGCCAGCCGGAATTCAGGTTCAGGATCCCTCTGGATGTTCCAAAGACTCGTCGTCTCCTACCGGAGACCAGCGGGCCGTCAAACCTCAGGCCAGTGCGgcaccggcggcggcggcttcttctccttctccctCGACGTCACCCCCCGGTGCAGCAGAGACGGACAGCAAAACCCCCAAGAGAGGCAAAGAGGAGAGCCCCCGCCCAGCAGAGCGCCAAGCAAAAGATGAAGAAACTAAAGACCAAAGTGCCATGTCTCCACCCCCGACCAGCTGCCGCTCGCCACGCAAGCGCCAGTCGGCCGACGGGGAGGTCCTGAAGGGTCACGTGGAAGACTCCACCTCGGCCAAAGTCTTGCGAAAGCTCCCGGGTCGCCTCGTCACCGTCGTGGAAGAGAAGGAGCCCAGGAAGAAGAGGTGGCGAGGGGGCGGAGCGGGAGCTTCTTGGGAGGAGCCGTCCGTGGAGGAGAACTCCGGCGAGGACGGAACGAAAGACGCCCGGCCTCCGACTGGCGACGGCGCCTCCACGGACGCGGCGACCAAATCTTGTCAAGACCAAGACTCTGGGCCAAATCCAGCCGCCGGGAACTTTCAGCCCGTCAGAGCGTATCCTCCTTATTCCCCTCCCCACCTTTCCCCCGACATGCCGGTCCTGAGAAACCTCCCCGTCCGGCGAAGACTGGAAACGGAATCTCGGATGGCGGCTCAGCTGAGCGAGCAGCTGCAGCTTCTCCGCGGGAAGAATCAGCACAAGAAAAGCGAGAAGGAAAGCTCTCCCGCCTCCACCGAGGGCAACGCCAACTCCCCCGAGACGCCCACCAAGAGAAAGAGGGGCCGGCCCCCCAAGTGTCCTCTCAACGCGgcatctcctcctcttcctcctcttcctcctcctcctcttgccACGCAACCCGTCTCGCCCGGCGAGGACGGAAGCCTTTCCCCAAAACGCAAGCGGGGACGCCCCCGCAAAGACTCTGCGTCGTCTCCGGACTTTGCTTTTGACGGGCAAAAACCCGCCAAAGAAAGTTCCGGTGAATCCAATCCCGATGTCGGCGAGGACCCATCGACGTCCGAGGACAAGACGACGCCTCGGGACCGTTTGCCCGCCAAAACCGAAGGAACGGACTCCTCAAAGCCGGCAGAGTCCGAAGTGGCGACGGCGAACCCGAACCAAATCTCCTACCCCATATCAAATGAAGATACGGCAGAACCTCGGGTGGCCTCCCCCAACCCCCTCACCTCCTTCTCGTCTTCCCAGCAGGTTCCTACCGCGCTCAACTCGGAACCTTCATCTCAACCCGTGGGCTCTTTCTCGCCACCTCCTCCAGCACCAGATCTTTCACGACCGTCTGAGGCATCCGCAGAGCGGCACTCTGGCAGATCCGCTATCGGCGCCCCATCGGCCGACGGCTCGCCGTCTCCGCCCGCGTCAGAAAAGGACGGAAAAGACCAGATCGGAGAGTTGCCCGTAGAACCGAGCGCCGCTTCTCCTCTGCCGACCAACACGACGCCATCGATGGAAGCTCCTTCTAAAAAGAGCGATCCGGTCAAGTCCGAGCCGGTCCCGCCGGACACGGCAAAACGCCAAACGTCTTCCCTTGCCTTCACGACGACACCCGGCGACCCCTCAAAATCCGCCGCCTTCTCCGAAGAGCAAACTGGTGTCGCCTCCCCCAACGACGTTCCCCAACCAGTCACTCCATCTTCTAGCACGAGCCACAGCTCACCCGCAGAAGCGCCCAAGACGAAGAGCTCGTCTCGAACCGTAGAAAACGCCAGCGAAGCCTCCCCGAAAGAATCCAAAAAGACGCCCGCGACCCTGACGTCGAACCCACGCCCATCCGAAGAGGAGGCGGACCGCACCAACCACACGGAAGCGGACAAAGTCGAGATGGACCAGGACGCGCACTCGGACACCAAACGAAGAAAGGTGGAGATTTCTGCggagaagaaagaaaagccgTCGGCAAAGTGCGACTCCCGTCCCGAGTGGGACATCAAGCCGCCGGCGGAGGAGACCCCAACGCGGAAAAGATCCCTCAGCCGCCAGAGCAGCCAGGACTCGGCCCGTTCGTCGTCGCCCTCGTCCGGGTGCTCCACGTCCACCCTCACTCGCCACGCCCACCACAAGAGGACCTACGAAAACCGCCATCCTACCAAGAAACGGCGAGTGGACGTCACCTCGGGAGAGGCCACGGCGGAGGGCAAGCCGGACGAGGACGGCCGGCAGAAGGTGCGGAGCTCCGCTTCGGGGTCTTCCTCGTCCTCCTGCGACTCGGACAATGACAAGAGGGGGAAGTCGCGCGGCTCGCGGGGCCGGTCGCGAGACCCCGACCGAAGCCAAGACCCGGTCCGGGAGCCGGGCGGCCGACGTCGGGGAAAGAAGCACGCGCCGGGCTCCGACGCCAACGCGTCGACCGGCGGCGACTCCGGCAGCGACTCGTCGTCCGCCAGAATGGGCAGGGTGGCGGCGGGCTCTTCTCCATCCCCCGGCGGCCACACGCCTCCGAGACCCCCCGAGCCCGAAGTCCTGGGAAAGCGCTGCTCGGCGCTAAACGCGGCGGCCAAGCTCCTCGCCATGAAAGGGAGGGTGGACACCCCCGGTCACACGCCCCGCAAGGACTCCGCGGCTAAAACCGCAGCCAACGCtgccgccggcgccgccgctCCTGACGCCAAACCTCAGAGTAAAAAGCTCCCGCTCTCTCCTCCCAACAATTCTGTCGGCAAAACGAAAGTCGAGCGTAAACCCTCGTCGGCCCTCAAGGACAGTCGCCCCGCGTCTCGTTCCACCAGGCAGTGCCCCGGTTCCCTGGTGCCCCCCCTGGTGGGACCCGAGTACAAGCGGTGCAAATCTGAGGGGGCAAAGGCGAAGGAGGCGGCTCGGGGCGACGGCGAGGCGCAACGCCCGGAGGACGGCGGGAACGACTTAGGCGCCGGTGGGGGGACGGGGGGCGGGAAGGTGGACGGCGGGGGCGACTTGGGCACGGACCGAAAGCCCGCCCGCGGCAGCCGGAGTCGAAGCAGCAGCGACAGCAGCCGGCGGGCCCACAGCGTCAGCTCTCAGAACGCCGAACGCAAGGGGGCCGGCTCTCGCGCCGCCTCCTCGGGCAGCGATCGAGACCGCAGCGCCGAGCGGGGCGGCAAGACCCGCAAAGGCCCCCGCGGGGCCCACAGGCCCATCCAAGagtcggcggtggcggcggcgacgacgccCGGAGCCGAGGGCACGGCCAACCGCGTCTTGAGgagcgtggcggcggcggcggccgtccAGGCCCGCTCCCCGGCGGCCAGCACGCGCTCCTCGGCCAACCAGCAACGCCACAACAAGACATGA